From a single Candidatus Izimaplasma bacterium HR1 genomic region:
- a CDS encoding hypothetical protein (Resolvase, N terminal domain) codes for MNKTTALYCRISREDEANDFSSSIKTQKEFLRHYANRNSYTELRNYVDDGYSGTNFDRPGFQKLIEDIEKGIVSTIITKDLSRLGRNYLSTGYYIEHYFPSKNVRFIAINDNVDTSQKINDFTPFKNIINEWYARDIGQKIRSAYRTKAENGKFTGAVAPYGYTKDPIDKNHLIIDSEQASIIQLIFKMYSKRSTIYGISQQLKEDQVLTPRADTYKKTSKYKLDNAQKYPYSWSPQTILSILCNEVYIGNIVCNKHQTKSFKDKTLCSIPEKDWIITKNVHEAIIDAKLFYQVQEYLQSKPKRRVIRHKHLFKSKIRCSDCGGMMIYAVDKRRVNSSAYVCSTYRVHGTERCTSHFMRYRDAVESVRTIFVKLHKQINLDKENVIDKLYSYIVPQKKDFGSSEVLKDDCETRLATISSLLKTLYEDFALKRIDQETFNELLNQFRQEKNDITEKLNVHTETTLYMETMKQNIINMVEEIGLQKSINKLTYRMAEHLIEKVTIASRGNGIYNKDRVDLYLKNIGIIDLAAIGE; via the coding sequence ATGAATAAAACAACAGCGCTATATTGCCGCATTTCACGAGAAGACGAAGCAAATGATTTTAGTTCAAGTATAAAGACACAAAAAGAGTTCTTAAGGCATTATGCAAATCGAAACTCTTACACAGAATTAAGGAATTACGTTGATGATGGTTACTCTGGAACAAATTTTGATCGTCCAGGTTTTCAGAAACTCATCGAAGATATCGAAAAGGGAATAGTCTCAACAATAATAACGAAAGATTTATCTAGATTAGGAAGAAACTACTTATCAACCGGATATTACATTGAACACTATTTTCCTAGTAAAAATGTGAGATTTATCGCAATCAACGATAACGTTGATACAAGTCAAAAAATTAATGATTTTACACCGTTTAAGAACATTATAAATGAATGGTATGCAAGAGATATTGGGCAGAAAATCCGTAGTGCATATCGAACAAAAGCAGAAAATGGAAAGTTTACTGGAGCTGTGGCTCCTTATGGGTACACTAAAGACCCGATAGATAAAAACCATCTTATCATCGATTCAGAGCAAGCTAGTATAATCCAGTTAATATTCAAAATGTATTCTAAAAGAAGCACAATTTATGGAATTTCTCAACAATTGAAAGAAGATCAAGTTTTAACTCCAAGAGCTGACACATACAAAAAAACATCTAAGTACAAATTAGATAATGCACAAAAATACCCTTACTCTTGGTCGCCACAGACTATACTAAGTATATTATGCAATGAAGTATATATTGGGAATATTGTATGCAATAAACATCAAACAAAATCTTTCAAAGACAAAACTCTCTGTTCAATCCCTGAAAAAGATTGGATTATAACAAAGAATGTTCATGAAGCTATCATTGATGCAAAATTGTTTTATCAAGTGCAAGAGTATCTTCAATCAAAACCAAAGCGAAGAGTCATTCGCCATAAACATCTTTTCAAGAGTAAGATTCGTTGTAGTGATTGTGGGGGCATGATGATTTATGCTGTTGATAAACGCAGAGTTAATAGCTCAGCTTATGTATGTAGTACATATCGTGTTCACGGCACAGAACGATGTACTTCACATTTTATGAGATACCGAGATGCGGTGGAGAGTGTAAGAACTATTTTTGTAAAATTACATAAACAAATAAATCTAGATAAGGAAAATGTAATAGACAAACTATATTCTTACATAGTACCTCAAAAAAAAGATTTCGGTAGTTCGGAAGTACTCAAGGATGATTGTGAAACTCGATTGGCAACAATAAGTTCCCTATTGAAAACATTGTATGAGGATTTTGCATTGAAGCGAATTGATCAAGAGACATTCAATGAGTTGCTTAATCAATTCAGACAAGAGAAGAATGATATAACAGAAAAACTTAACGTACATACTGAAACAACACTATATATGGAAACAATGAAACAAAATATCATAAACATGGTAGAAGAAATAGGGCTACAAAAAAGTATCAACAAACTTACATATAGAATGGCTGAACATTTGATAGAGAAGGTTACTATTGCCTCAAGAGGGAATGGTATATACAACAAAGATAGAGTTGACTTATACCTTAAGAATATAGGCATTATTGATCTTGCTGCAATTGGTGAATAA